A single region of the Cyanobacteria bacterium FACHB-DQ100 genome encodes:
- a CDS encoding DevA family ABC transporter ATP-binding protein: MAKDSIIDIQKVNHYYGTGRLRKQILFEVTTAIEPGEVVIMTGPSGSGKTTLLTLIGALRSTQEGSMKVLGQELLNAPERELVELRRNIGYIFQAHNLLNSLTARQNVQMSIELHTDIPQSSAREMAESMLSAVGLGEWVNQYPHELSGGQKQRVAIARALVCNPKIVLADEPTAALDKKSGRDVVEIMQNLAKKQGAAILLVTHDNRILDIADRIINMEDGRLNSLELSSP; encoded by the coding sequence ATGGCTAAAGATTCCATCATCGATATTCAGAAAGTCAATCACTATTACGGGACAGGACGATTGCGAAAGCAGATCTTGTTTGAGGTTACAACCGCGATCGAACCGGGTGAAGTGGTGATTATGACGGGGCCTTCGGGGTCTGGGAAAACGACGCTGTTGACGTTAATCGGAGCATTGCGATCAACGCAAGAAGGCAGTATGAAAGTGCTAGGGCAAGAGTTATTAAATGCACCAGAGCGGGAGTTAGTCGAACTGCGTCGCAACATTGGCTATATTTTCCAGGCGCATAATCTGCTGAATTCGCTAACGGCTCGTCAAAATGTCCAAATGTCGATCGAGCTTCACACGGACATTCCGCAATCGAGCGCGCGTGAAATGGCGGAATCGATGTTATCGGCAGTGGGACTCGGTGAATGGGTGAATCAATATCCGCACGAATTATCCGGGGGGCAAAAACAGCGCGTTGCGATCGCTCGTGCCTTGGTGTGCAATCCGAAAATCGTGCTGGCAGATGAACCGACCGCCGCCCTTGATAAGAAGTCTGGTCGCGATGTCGTAGAGATTATGCAGAATTTGGCGAAAAAGCAAGGCGCGGCAATTTTGCTGGTCACACATGACAATCGGATTCTGGATATCGCCGATCGTATTATCAATATGGAAGATGGGCGATTGAATTCACTAGAGCTATCATCGCCCTGA
- a CDS encoding ABC transporter permease: MKAPSVSETPSIAPRWLQPLLMLAPASLWLLLLLIVPTLIIFQLSLVPNIKPGDVVIPSGLDNYWRIFQPETFSIIRRSFLLASGTTLGCLVLGFPVAYWIALSSPKRWRNLLLLGFTLPLWTSSLLRSYAWVSILRRTGVLNSILTSIGLPALDLLYQPIAVLIGMIYSLLPYMVLILYASLEKLDRQLLEAAADLGATPFQAFWRVTVPQCLPGIAAGSLLVFITGAGDFVNPELLGGTASRTAARSIYDQFLGATQNWGFGSALSMILILVVSLAIALLIKYGDRNAKSI; the protein is encoded by the coding sequence ATGAAAGCGCCCTCTGTTTCTGAAACTCCGAGCATTGCACCTCGGTGGCTGCAACCTTTGCTCATGCTGGCTCCGGCTAGTCTCTGGTTGCTGCTATTGCTGATCGTGCCTACGCTGATCATTTTCCAGCTGAGCTTAGTACCAAATATCAAGCCCGGTGATGTCGTAATTCCGTCGGGTCTTGATAACTACTGGCGCATTTTCCAGCCAGAAACCTTTTCGATTATTAGAAGATCGTTCCTGCTTGCTTCGGGTACGACGTTAGGATGCTTGGTTCTGGGATTTCCGGTGGCATATTGGATTGCGCTTTCTTCTCCGAAACGCTGGCGCAATCTACTGCTGCTCGGATTTACGCTGCCGCTCTGGACATCTTCGCTATTGCGATCGTATGCCTGGGTGAGCATTCTCCGCAGAACAGGCGTTTTGAATAGCATTCTTACCAGTATTGGTTTACCTGCGCTGGACTTGTTGTATCAGCCGATCGCAGTCTTGATTGGAATGATCTACAGCTTATTACCTTATATGGTGTTAATTCTGTATGCGTCGCTCGAAAAGCTCGATCGTCAACTGCTCGAAGCCGCAGCAGATTTAGGCGCAACACCGTTCCAAGCTTTTTGGAGGGTGACGGTTCCACAATGTTTACCAGGAATTGCCGCCGGAAGTCTATTAGTGTTTATTACCGGAGCGGGCGATTTCGTCAATCCTGAATTATTAGGCGGAACTGCCAGTCGAACCGCAGCGCGGTCGATCTACGATCAGTTCCTTGGCGCAACGCAGAATTGGGGCTTTGGTTCAGCGCTGAGTATGATCTTAATTTTGGTGGTAAGTCTTGCGATCGCACTTCTAATTAAATACGGGGATAGAAATGCAAAGTCAATCTAA
- a CDS encoding S-methyl-5'-thioadenosine phosphorylase — protein sequence MSEVKIGIIGGSGLYKMEALKEVEERTVDTPFGSPSDALIIGTLDQTRVAFLARHGRNHHLMPSELPFRANIYAMKSLGVEYLVSASAVGSLKAEAKPLDMVIPDQFIDRTYHRVGTFFGDGVVAHVAFGDPVCLALAKVLGDAVESLDLANVNLHRGGTYVCMEGPAFSTKAESNLHRSWGASVIGMTNLPEAKLAREAEIAYATLALVTDYDCWHPDHDSVTVEMVIDNLQRNAVNAQKVIRETVRRLNENPPVSEAHSALKYAILTPKDKIRAAAREKLGLLLNKYL from the coding sequence ATGTCTGAAGTTAAAATCGGCATCATTGGCGGCAGCGGTCTCTACAAAATGGAAGCGCTCAAAGAGGTAGAAGAACGAACGGTCGACACTCCATTCGGCTCACCGTCTGATGCTTTGATCATTGGCACTTTGGATCAAACTCGTGTCGCTTTTCTGGCGCGTCACGGGCGCAACCATCATTTGATGCCGTCAGAATTGCCGTTTCGCGCCAATATTTACGCAATGAAAAGTTTAGGAGTCGAGTATTTAGTGTCTGCTTCTGCGGTGGGGTCGCTGAAAGCTGAGGCAAAGCCGCTCGATATGGTGATTCCAGATCAGTTTATCGATCGTACCTATCACCGTGTCGGAACTTTTTTCGGCGATGGCGTAGTAGCTCATGTGGCATTCGGTGATCCGGTTTGTCTAGCATTAGCAAAAGTGTTGGGCGATGCGGTTGAGAGTTTAGATCTCGCGAATGTTAATTTGCATCGCGGCGGAACTTACGTCTGTATGGAAGGCCCTGCGTTCTCTACTAAAGCCGAATCGAATTTACATCGCAGTTGGGGCGCGTCGGTGATCGGCATGACCAATCTTCCCGAAGCAAAGTTAGCGCGTGAAGCGGAAATTGCCTACGCGACTTTGGCATTGGTAACGGATTACGACTGCTGGCATCCGGATCACGATAGCGTCACAGTCGAAATGGTGATCGATAATCTCCAGCGTAATGCCGTGAACGCCCAGAAAGTGATCCGCGAGACGGTGCGAAGATTGAACGAAAATCCGCCTGTTTCCGAAGCGCATTCGGCGTTAAAGTACGCCATTTTGACTCCGAAAGATAAGATTCGTGCGGCGGCAAGAGAGAAGCTCGGATTGCTGCTGAACAAATATCTTTAG
- the puuE gene encoding allantoinase PuuE, producing MVGYGQHPPHPHWKDQARIALQFVINYEEGGENCILHGDPTSEAFLSEIVGAAPFVGLRHMNMESCYEYGSRAGFWRLHRMFTSRGIPVTVYGVAMALERNPEAVAAMKAADWEIASHGYRWIEYKDFSEEAEREHLKRAIDLHTRVTGSRPLGWYTGRNSPHTQKLVIEEGGFLYDSDSYADDLPYWVQGNGKPHLVIPYTLDNNDMRFATNQGFNSGDQFFAYLQDAFDVLYEEGETAPKMMSVGLHCRLVGRPGRAAALARFLDYVQGHDRVWLCRRIDIARHWHEHHKPTA from the coding sequence ATGGTGGGCTATGGTCAACACCCACCGCACCCCCACTGGAAAGACCAAGCCCGCATCGCGCTTCAGTTTGTGATCAACTACGAAGAGGGCGGCGAAAACTGTATCCTGCATGGCGACCCCACTTCAGAAGCGTTTTTATCTGAAATTGTGGGAGCCGCGCCGTTTGTGGGATTGCGCCATATGAATATGGAGTCGTGTTACGAATACGGCAGTCGGGCGGGATTTTGGCGGTTGCATCGGATGTTTACGTCGCGTGGAATTCCCGTCACGGTTTACGGCGTTGCGATGGCACTAGAGCGAAATCCTGAAGCGGTAGCGGCGATGAAAGCAGCCGATTGGGAAATCGCCAGTCATGGATATCGCTGGATCGAGTACAAAGACTTTTCCGAAGAAGCCGAGCGGGAGCATTTGAAAAGAGCGATCGATCTGCACACTCGCGTCACCGGAAGCCGTCCGCTCGGTTGGTATACCGGACGCAATAGCCCACACACGCAAAAGCTAGTGATCGAGGAAGGCGGATTTCTCTACGATTCAGACAGCTATGCAGACGATTTGCCCTACTGGGTGCAAGGGAACGGCAAGCCCCATCTAGTCATTCCCTATACGCTGGACAACAACGATATGCGATTTGCCACGAATCAAGGATTTAATTCGGGCGATCAGTTTTTCGCGTATCTGCAAGATGCGTTTGATGTGCTGTACGAAGAAGGAGAAACCGCACCGAAAATGATGAGTGTCGGGTTACACTGTCGATTGGTCGGCAGACCCGGAAGAGCAGCAGCACTGGCGCGATTTTTAGATTATGTGCAAGGGCACGATCGAGTGTGGCTCTGTCGGCGCATTGATATTGCGCGTCACTGGCACGAACATCACAAACCCACGGCCTGA
- a CDS encoding ABC transporter permease, whose product MQSQSKFPVSALFTVLMFGFMYLPIAVLAFYSFNAAPNSAQWKGFTFSWYVKFFQDNRILSALGDSLLVASLATAIAAVIGTLMAIGLSRYQFYGKKLFQGAVYLPLIIPDIAIAVATLVFLAVIAVPLSLWTIVAAHVVFCLAYVALVVSTRLTNLDPNLEEAALDLGASPLQSLVFVLLPQLAPAIISGCLLAFVLSMDDFLIASFTAGGGVNTIPMEIFSRVRTSVRPDMNALSVVLMIASASVALIAEVIRYQSEKKRFQ is encoded by the coding sequence ATGCAAAGTCAATCTAAGTTTCCAGTTTCAGCCCTATTCACGGTGCTGATGTTTGGCTTTATGTATTTGCCGATCGCAGTTTTAGCATTTTATAGCTTTAACGCAGCGCCGAATAGCGCTCAGTGGAAAGGGTTTACGTTCTCCTGGTATGTCAAATTTTTCCAAGATAATCGTATCTTGTCGGCACTAGGAGATAGCTTATTAGTTGCAAGTTTGGCAACCGCAATTGCAGCCGTGATCGGAACCCTAATGGCGATCGGGCTTTCCCGCTACCAGTTTTATGGGAAAAAGCTATTTCAAGGCGCAGTATATTTGCCTTTAATCATTCCTGATATTGCGATCGCTGTTGCAACTTTAGTGTTTCTTGCTGTGATTGCAGTGCCGTTGAGTTTGTGGACGATCGTTGCGGCTCATGTGGTGTTTTGTTTAGCGTATGTTGCGCTAGTTGTTTCTACAAGGTTAACGAATCTCGATCCGAATTTAGAAGAAGCTGCTTTAGATTTAGGCGCATCTCCGCTTCAATCATTAGTTTTCGTATTACTGCCACAATTGGCGCCTGCAATCATTTCAGGCTGTCTTTTAGCGTTTGTATTGAGTATGGATGACTTTTTGATTGCGAGTTTTACGGCGGGAGGCGGTGTGAATACGATACCGATGGAAATCTTTAGTCGGGTGCGTACCAGTGTTAGACCCGATATGAATGCTTTGAGCGTTGTCTTAATGATTGCATCAGCCAGTGTCGCTCTGATTGCTGAAGTGATTCGCTATCAAAGTGAGAAAAAACGGTTTCAGTAA
- a CDS encoding FtsX-like permease family protein, producing the protein MFSIPLAWLQLKREKVRLLVALAGIGFAVILMFLQLGFQDALFESAITLHQNIEGDIFLISPQSTSLISMKSFPERRLYQSLGFAGVKSVSPIYIGFGIWKNPFWQGPPASQTRSILVIGTNPGDNIFAIPGVAENRSKIQLTDVVLFDSASRPEFGAVAEKFKALSPSDPAIRTEVESRRVEVGGLFRLGASFGADGNLITSDLNFRRIFPSRDPALIDVGVIKLEPGANLEAALERFKSLPGERRVDPNKKIEETKEDFVVGDVRVMSKAAFVAFEQNYWKDSTAIGFIFTLGAAIGFVVGTVIVYQILYTDVADHLAEYATLKAMGYKNRYLLSVVFQEALILSVMGYIPGYILCVGLYNLTRNATALPLAMTTSRGILVLCLTILMCVISGTIAVRKVQQADPADIF; encoded by the coding sequence ATGTTTTCGATTCCCCTAGCCTGGTTACAACTGAAGCGCGAAAAAGTCCGGCTGTTGGTAGCGCTTGCGGGTATTGGATTTGCAGTCATTTTGATGTTTCTGCAATTGGGCTTTCAGGATGCGCTGTTTGAGAGTGCAATCACGCTGCACCAGAATATTGAAGGGGATATCTTTCTCATCAGTCCGCAATCGACTTCCTTGATTTCGATGAAGAGCTTTCCAGAACGGCGATTGTATCAATCGTTGGGATTTGCGGGAGTGAAGTCGGTTAGCCCGATTTACATTGGATTTGGGATTTGGAAGAATCCATTCTGGCAAGGGCCGCCTGCGTCGCAAACTCGTAGTATTTTGGTGATTGGCACAAACCCAGGAGACAATATCTTCGCGATTCCGGGTGTGGCAGAGAATCGATCGAAGATTCAGTTAACGGATGTGGTGCTGTTCGACAGCGCGTCGCGTCCTGAGTTTGGTGCCGTTGCCGAGAAATTTAAGGCACTGAGTCCTTCTGATCCTGCGATTCGGACTGAGGTGGAATCGCGTCGAGTCGAAGTTGGCGGATTGTTCCGTTTGGGGGCTTCGTTCGGGGCAGATGGAAACTTAATTACGAGCGATCTGAATTTCCGACGCATTTTTCCCAGCCGCGATCCAGCCCTGATTGATGTGGGGGTGATCAAGCTTGAGCCGGGAGCAAACTTAGAAGCAGCGTTAGAGCGGTTCAAGAGTCTCCCTGGTGAGCGCCGGGTTGATCCGAATAAGAAAATTGAGGAGACAAAAGAAGATTTTGTCGTGGGGGATGTGCGCGTGATGTCAAAAGCAGCATTTGTTGCATTTGAGCAGAACTACTGGAAAGACAGCACGGCGATCGGGTTTATTTTTACCTTGGGTGCAGCGATCGGCTTTGTGGTCGGAACGGTGATTGTTTACCAGATTCTTTATACCGATGTTGCGGATCATTTAGCAGAGTATGCAACGTTGAAAGCAATGGGATACAAGAATCGCTACCTATTATCCGTTGTGTTTCAGGAAGCGTTAATTCTATCGGTTATGGGATATATTCCTGGCTATATTCTTTGTGTTGGGCTTTACAATCTTACTCGTAATGCAACCGCGCTTCCTTTAGCGATGACGACTTCGCGGGGCATTCTGGTTTTGTGCTTGACGATCCTCATGTGTGTAATTTCTGGCACGATCGCCGTTCGCAAAGTTCAACAAGCTGATCCGGCTGATATTTTTTAA
- a CDS encoding DUF3110 domain-containing protein, which translates to MQVFVLLFNADTDNPGIHTISVGDQNLVLMFAQEDDATRYALMLEAQDFAVPTVEKIEQEEIEEFCQDAGYEAFLIPEDFMPQNEFERLLLAPPERNIDETDWNPEEKAQQEESEMSNRDLDRIRRQLEGLL; encoded by the coding sequence ATGCAAGTATTCGTCTTACTTTTCAACGCCGACACTGATAATCCAGGAATCCATACAATTAGTGTGGGCGATCAGAACCTCGTGTTGATGTTTGCCCAAGAAGACGATGCCACGCGCTACGCCTTGATGCTGGAAGCTCAGGATTTTGCGGTTCCAACCGTTGAAAAGATTGAGCAGGAAGAAATTGAGGAATTTTGCCAAGATGCGGGGTACGAGGCATTCCTGATTCCAGAAGATTTCATGCCGCAAAACGAGTTTGAGCGATTGCTGCTCGCGCCCCCGGAACGGAACATCGATGAAACCGATTGGAATCCGGAGGAGAAAGCCCAACAGGAAGAATCTGAGATGTCGAATCGGGATCTCGATCGCATTCGTCGCCAACTAGAAGGGTTGCTCTAA
- a CDS encoding ABC exporter membrane fusion protein — MKPAGARAVFIGSAIALAVSGFGIFSYSIFRPNPPSSAQTLTAQTDAVDAISALGRLEPEGGVIKISAPSASMAGGLGGSRVERVLVKEGAIVKANQPLAVLDTYQTLLASAMQAEAQVKEAESRLAQVRAGAKQGDINAQRATVLRAQAELPKAEAEFLKVDAEYQKAKRDYDRFAALYTQGAVNELEVSNRRLALNTTEKQRQQAAQVVEQAKLGLEGARQTLSSVAEVRPTDLQQAEANVQVAMANFQRSRAELDKAIVRSPSDGQVLKIHTDPGEVAGNDGVMDLGRTQQMYVVAEVDENYINRVKVGQRAKITGYALPGELTGTVDRVGLQVRKNAVLNTDPVDKTDTRVVEVRIRLDNSKPVAGLTNLQVKVAIQP; from the coding sequence ATGAAACCCGCTGGTGCGCGGGCAGTGTTCATTGGATCTGCGATCGCACTTGCTGTCTCCGGGTTCGGCATTTTCTCATATTCCATCTTTCGCCCCAATCCCCCGTCTTCTGCTCAAACTCTGACGGCTCAGACCGACGCTGTAGACGCTATCAGCGCCCTGGGACGCTTGGAGCCAGAAGGCGGCGTGATCAAGATTTCTGCTCCGTCTGCTTCAATGGCAGGCGGATTGGGTGGATCGCGGGTCGAACGAGTGCTTGTGAAAGAAGGCGCGATCGTCAAAGCCAATCAACCTCTAGCAGTTTTGGATACCTACCAGACGCTTTTAGCTTCAGCGATGCAGGCAGAAGCACAGGTCAAAGAAGCGGAGTCACGTTTAGCACAAGTCAGAGCCGGCGCAAAACAAGGTGATATCAACGCGCAACGAGCGACAGTTTTACGCGCCCAAGCTGAATTACCGAAGGCAGAAGCAGAATTTCTCAAAGTGGATGCCGAATATCAAAAAGCGAAGCGCGACTACGATCGCTTTGCTGCTCTCTACACTCAAGGGGCAGTGAACGAATTAGAAGTAAGTAACCGCAGGCTCGCCCTAAATACGACCGAAAAACAACGTCAGCAAGCGGCGCAAGTTGTTGAGCAAGCAAAGTTAGGGCTTGAAGGCGCAAGACAGACGTTAAGCAGCGTAGCAGAAGTGCGACCCACGGATCTTCAGCAAGCAGAAGCGAATGTGCAGGTGGCAATGGCAAATTTTCAGCGCTCAAGAGCCGAGCTAGATAAAGCGATCGTGCGTTCCCCATCGGATGGGCAAGTGCTGAAGATTCACACTGATCCAGGAGAAGTCGCAGGCAACGATGGCGTAATGGATTTAGGGCGCACCCAGCAGATGTATGTGGTGGCGGAAGTGGATGAGAATTACATCAACCGGGTGAAAGTGGGACAACGCGCCAAAATTACCGGATATGCGCTTCCGGGTGAACTCACAGGAACGGTCGATCGTGTGGGGCTACAAGTTCGGAAGAATGCTGTTCTCAACACTGATCCGGTTGATAAAACCGATACGCGGGTAGTTGAAGTCAGAATTCGCCTAGACAATAGCAAACCCGTTGCGGGCTTAACCAATTTGCAGGTTAAAGTTGCGATTCAGCCCTAG
- the recJ gene encoding single-stranded-DNA-specific exonuclease RecJ, translating to MSDRSRLPDQRWFIHPAQRDRATQLAVETQRSPLLAQVLINRGFTSLESVQEFLDPERQSLPSPLEDFPDLAISLELLINAINDKTRIAICGDYDADGMTSTALLLRALRYLGARVDYAIPSRMSEGYGINRRIIEEFHEEGVGLILTVDNGIAAHDPIDRARELGLTVIITDHHDLPPTLPNANAILNPKLIAETSPYRGMAGVGVAYVLAVCLAQSFGQTRDLQHSLLELFTLGTIADLAPLTGVNRRWVKRGLQLLPKSKIAGIQALIQIAGLSNDKNLKPEAIGFRLGPRINAIGRISDPEIVIELLITDDDGVALERAMQCEQVNKHRQQLCEQIEKEAIEAYENSSLNAKDDRVLLLVQPDWHHGVIGIVASRLVERYGVPVFIGTYEDAAKTHIRGSARSIPEFNVFEALECCKDLMLKHGGHKAAGGFSFEADRLDDIRARLRTFAHRSLKPEHLKPLVTIDAQAELAQLDLALHAQLDALHPCGMDNPDPVFWTPNVCIDEQRRIGKGHIKFVLRSGSEKINAIAWRWGEYFPLPSTLDIAYRLKSNEWNNEVSVQLEIVGARLPSQQTEFIFSDRPYTCTLLEQSGIKELRIQNTKGETLIIQKGQRIGTLGKLDQAMQEVDVSQAPFYGLVKAAVDALKV from the coding sequence ATGTCTGATCGATCGCGCCTCCCGGATCAACGTTGGTTTATTCATCCCGCTCAGCGCGATCGTGCGACACAGCTTGCTGTAGAAACTCAGCGATCGCCCCTTCTCGCGCAGGTTTTGATCAATCGCGGCTTCACCTCGCTCGAATCCGTCCAAGAATTTCTCGACCCAGAACGACAATCGCTGCCTTCTCCGCTAGAAGACTTTCCAGATTTAGCGATCAGCTTAGAACTCTTGATTAATGCAATCAACGATAAAACCCGGATTGCGATTTGCGGCGATTATGATGCAGACGGCATGACGAGCACTGCATTGTTACTCCGAGCATTGCGGTATTTGGGCGCAAGAGTTGACTATGCGATTCCGAGCCGCATGAGCGAAGGATACGGCATCAATCGCCGCATTATCGAAGAGTTTCACGAGGAAGGAGTCGGGCTGATTCTCACGGTCGATAATGGCATTGCGGCACATGATCCAATTGATCGCGCCAGAGAACTCGGTTTAACAGTAATTATCACCGATCACCATGATTTACCGCCAACCCTGCCAAACGCAAATGCAATTCTAAATCCGAAGTTAATCGCAGAAACCTCACCGTATCGCGGTATGGCGGGAGTGGGAGTTGCGTATGTTCTCGCCGTCTGTTTAGCTCAAAGTTTTGGACAGACCAGAGACTTACAGCACTCTCTGTTAGAGCTATTTACACTAGGCACGATCGCAGACTTGGCTCCACTGACCGGGGTTAATCGCCGCTGGGTAAAGCGCGGTTTGCAGTTATTACCAAAGTCCAAAATAGCGGGCATTCAAGCGTTAATTCAGATTGCAGGCTTGAGCAATGACAAAAACCTCAAGCCTGAAGCGATCGGGTTTCGATTAGGCCCTAGAATCAATGCGATCGGGCGGATCTCTGATCCAGAGATTGTGATTGAGCTATTGATTACTGATGATGATGGCGTTGCATTAGAGCGTGCAATGCAGTGTGAACAGGTGAATAAACACCGGCAACAATTGTGTGAACAGATCGAGAAAGAAGCGATCGAAGCCTATGAAAACAGTTCGCTAAATGCAAAAGACGATCGTGTTTTATTGTTAGTGCAACCCGATTGGCATCATGGCGTAATCGGAATTGTTGCCTCTCGATTAGTCGAACGCTACGGTGTTCCAGTCTTTATCGGAACGTATGAAGACGCAGCAAAAACCCATATTCGCGGGTCGGCTCGCAGCATCCCAGAATTCAATGTGTTTGAAGCGTTAGAGTGCTGCAAAGACTTGATGCTCAAACATGGAGGACACAAAGCAGCAGGCGGGTTTTCTTTTGAAGCCGATCGTTTAGACGACATTCGAGCAAGACTTAGAACCTTCGCCCACCGATCTCTCAAACCTGAGCACCTTAAACCTTTAGTCACGATCGATGCCCAGGCCGAACTCGCTCAACTTGATCTAGCGCTTCACGCCCAACTTGATGCCCTGCATCCTTGCGGCATGGACAACCCCGATCCGGTTTTCTGGACACCGAACGTTTGCATTGATGAGCAACGCCGGATTGGGAAAGGACACATCAAATTTGTACTGCGCTCAGGCAGCGAGAAAATTAACGCGATCGCATGGCGCTGGGGCGAATATTTCCCCCTACCAAGCACCTTAGATATCGCCTATCGGCTCAAGTCCAACGAATGGAACAACGAAGTTTCCGTCCAACTCGAAATCGTTGGGGCAAGACTACCGTCGCAGCAAACCGAATTTATCTTCAGCGATCGACCCTACACCTGCACACTCCTCGAACAAAGTGGGATCAAAGAGTTAAGAATTCAGAACACTAAAGGTGAAACCTTAATTATTCAAAAAGGGCAAAGAATTGGAACGCTTGGAAAACTAGATCAAGCAATGCAAGAAGTCGATGTGTCGCAAGCGCCCTTTTATGGCTTGGTAAAAGCTGCGGTAGATGCGTTAAAAGTCTAA